A stretch of Besnoitia besnoiti strain Bb-Ger1 chromosome V, whole genome shotgun sequence DNA encodes these proteins:
- a CDS encoding histidine triad domain-containing protein (encoded by transcript BESB_061040), which yields MAIGAAAGAALSSAGVQNLLPCSASLWSVLTAATRELRNESAVASKPCWRGPFSFCGVPVPPEEVVFSTSRSFAMLAPRPVLPGHAVVTPRRNVKAVFDLSKEEVDDLFQAVQAVQYVLNGVTMTDSCTMLLQQGEAAEQRLPQLYVHLVPRREGDLASNDDIYPLLETSIPLPLHEPGISNGARDGLNASDIRYWLLRVAADERPATTPSTDAAA from the exons ATGGCAATCggtgccgccgcaggcgctgcgctgtcGAGTGCCGGCGTGCAAAATCTGCTGCCCTGCAGTGCGTCGCTCTGGAGCGTTTTGACGGCGGCAACGCGTGAGCTTCGAAACGAGAGCGCGGTGGCTTCAAAGCCTTGCTGGAGGGGCCCATTTTCGTTCTGCGGGGTCCCCGTTCCGCCAGAGGAAGTTGTCTTTAGCACGTCTCGAAGTTTTGCGATGCTGGCACCGCGCCCGGTCCTTCCGGGCCACGCTGTCGTTACACCGCGGAGAAACGTGAAA GCTGTGTTTGACTTATCCAAGGAGGAGGTGGATGACTTGTTCCAGGCTGTTCAAGCTGTTCAATATGTTTTGAACGGGGTAACGATGACAGATTCATGCACTATGTTGCTCCAGCAGGGCGAAGCTGCTGAGCAGCGCCTCCCCCAGCTGTATGTGCATCTGGTACCCcgtcgcgaaggcgaccTAGCCAGTAACGATGACATCTATCCACTGTTGGAAACCTCAatccctctgcctctgcatgAGCCTGGCATTTCAAACGGAGCTCGCGATGGTCTGAATGCGTCAGACATTCGCTATTGgttgctgcgcgtcgccgccgacgagcgccCAGCTACAACGCCCTCTACGGACGCTGCTGCATGA
- a CDS encoding hypothetical protein (encoded by transcript BESB_061050): MHSIFQSSLLQGRLVSLLAAAGAALCLPVCLSHFDTAVLFCQASEPILEQDSVEQASVPATEEREDSSAPPPSTADSEPSLPSIVDSTQISDSQEADNSTEDMLINLLQEYGYQPSSLLLSLLRRRRGMWASPGCKNVDMTTDFVRWGYDILIDALQNGGEEDIRVPTGIVEMQQKGLRCPAFFSWYQRDPDAPDESQDSYDLRGCVGTLAAITPKEIGNYALLAAEEDPRFAPITLSEVPTLKGVATILHSFETAKGPMDWELGVHGLATEFVVNGLRYSGVFLPQVLEQFETKENGIIQLIRKAQYSGQISKELINSMRLTRFQGKFLSLSFPEYEAEFGVIGQPSRVLREEETSDGSEADPQDASDNEGDREAFEGGGPAATENAEDAENAAPPAAGESMDEDKQEPTETEG, encoded by the exons ATGCATTCTATCTTCCAGTCCTCCTTGCTACAAGGGCGACTCGTTTCGCtgctcgcagcggcgggggcggcgctctGTCTCCCCGTTTGCCTCTCGCACTTCGACACAGCGGTTTTATTTTGCCAAGCCTCGGAGCCCATCCTCGAACAAGACAGTGTAGAGCAGGCATCAGTCCCGGCTACGGAGGAGCGGGAAGATAGTAGCGCACCGCCGCCTTCCACCGCAGATAGCGAACCAAGTCTACCTTCCATTGTGGATAGTACCCAGATCAGCGACAGTCAGGAGGCAGACAATTCGACTGAAGACATGCTTATAAACCTTCTTCAAGAATATGGCTACCAACCAAGCTCGTTGCTCCTGTCCCTCCTCAGAAGAAGGCGGGGGATGTGGGCCAGCCCGG GCTGTAAAAACGTCGATATGACGACCGATTTCGTTCGCTGGGGCTACGACATCCTCATTGACGCGCTGCAG AACGGCGGTGAAGAGGACATAAGAGTTCCGACGGGGATTGTGGAAATGCAGCAGAAGGGGCTCCGCTGCccggccttcttctcctggtACCAGCGAGATCCAGACGCGCCTGACGAGTCCCAGGACTCCTACGACTTGCGCGGATGTGTTGGCACTCTCGCAGCAATCACCCCAAAGGAGATAG GAAATTACGCCCTCCTTGCAGCCGAAGAGGATCCACGCTTCGCTCCGATTACGCTTAGCGAGGTGCCTACGCTGAAGGGCGTTGCAACAATTCTTCACTCGTTCGAG ACAGCAAAAGGCCCGATGGACTGGGAGCTTGGCGTGCATGGCTTGGCGACAGAATTCGTTGTCAATGGCCTGCG CTATTCTGGAGTCTTCCTTCCACAAGTTTTGGAGCAGTTCGAGACGAAAGAGAATGGCATTATTCAGCTG ATCCGCAAGGCGCAGTACTCTGGACAGATCTCGAAGGAACTCATCAACTCAATGCGACTGACAAGATTCCAAGGCAAGTTCCTATCTCTTTCTTTCCCTGAGTACGAGGCGGAGTTTGGAGTCATAGGGCAGCCATCACGCGTgctgagagaggaggaaacgagCGACGGCAGTGAGGCCGATCCGCAGGACGCCTCGGACAACGAAGGCGATCGTGAAGCCTTcgagggcggaggcccgGCTGCGACTGAGAATGCAGAAGACGCTGAGAATGCTGCTccgcccgctgcgggcgaGTCCATGGACGAGGACAAGCAGGAACCGACTGAAACGGAAGGATGA